A single Brevundimonas sp. SL130 DNA region contains:
- a CDS encoding TonB-dependent receptor, with protein sequence MRHHVKCALLAGAAWGVLAGASTAQDAEAAAQAANAGQSNMVDDIVVTARRRDEQLKDVPVAVSALSAERLEQTGATNITALQQQTPNATVQIARGSNSTLISFIRGVGQQDPLWGFEPGVGLYIDDVYVARPQGAVLDIFDIQRIEVLRGPQGTLYGRNTIGGAIKYVTKRLSHDPSLTARAEVGSYNEHNFLVSGSVPIGDTFAIGGAVATYQHDGYGENLNTGQDQYDKDVTAYRASAEWTPNDSLFFRLAWDRVEDDSSPRHGHREVNSLTGGYTPPAGEYDTNAGITGEQKVVTEGVSLTSEYRVNDRLTLKSISAYRSGDTKTVIDFDQTPQPFLDVPALYSDDQFTQELQAVFTGDRWSGVAGVFYLDGTSSGAFDTIAGNLGLAIAAAGSVDTQSFSAFADFSYDISDRLHVSLGGRYTKDDKDASVLRQFFLGATRTPYTGGTARPVFATRTNYSASDTFEKFTPRASISYDFSEEITGYASVSQGFKSGGWDMRGDAALVPQTVNGYQPETVTTYELGLKGSAFDRRMNFASAVFYSDYKDQQITTQQVATAPAVGIASVVDNAGASTIYGFELEGSAFLTDDITANFSLGYLKNEFDEFITLVTGTPVDISDQRQPQNSPEWSAYYGMTWRGDIMGGEIRVTPSLSYRSDYHLFDAPDPILDQDGYVLADASLVWIAPSKRWEVGLFGRNLTDVRYKVGGYNFAGASFNNSISAFYGPPTTYSARLTYRF encoded by the coding sequence ATGAGACATCATGTGAAGTGCGCGCTGCTGGCCGGCGCGGCGTGGGGCGTGCTGGCGGGGGCTTCGACGGCCCAGGACGCCGAGGCGGCGGCCCAGGCGGCCAACGCCGGACAATCCAATATGGTCGATGACATCGTCGTCACCGCTCGGCGGCGCGACGAACAGCTGAAGGACGTGCCGGTCGCGGTTTCGGCCCTCAGCGCCGAACGTCTGGAACAGACCGGCGCGACCAATATCACGGCCCTGCAACAGCAGACGCCGAACGCCACGGTGCAGATCGCGCGCGGCTCGAACTCGACCCTGATCAGCTTCATCCGCGGCGTGGGCCAGCAGGATCCGCTGTGGGGCTTCGAGCCCGGCGTCGGCCTCTATATCGACGACGTCTATGTGGCCCGGCCGCAGGGCGCGGTGCTGGACATCTTCGATATCCAGCGCATCGAGGTGCTGCGCGGGCCGCAGGGGACGCTTTACGGGCGCAACACCATCGGCGGCGCGATCAAATATGTCACCAAACGCCTGAGCCATGATCCCAGCCTGACGGCGCGGGCCGAGGTCGGGTCGTACAACGAGCATAACTTCCTGGTTTCGGGCTCGGTCCCCATCGGTGATACCTTCGCCATCGGCGGCGCGGTCGCCACCTATCAGCACGACGGCTATGGCGAGAACCTGAACACCGGCCAGGACCAGTACGACAAGGACGTCACCGCCTATCGCGCCAGCGCCGAATGGACGCCGAACGACAGCCTGTTCTTCCGCCTGGCCTGGGATCGGGTCGAGGACGACTCCAGCCCCCGTCACGGGCACCGCGAAGTGAACTCGCTAACGGGCGGCTATACGCCTCCGGCCGGTGAATACGACACCAACGCCGGTATCACCGGCGAGCAGAAGGTCGTCACCGAGGGCGTGTCCCTGACCAGCGAATACCGGGTCAACGACAGGCTGACCCTGAAGTCGATCAGCGCCTATCGGTCGGGCGACACCAAGACGGTCATCGACTTCGACCAGACGCCGCAGCCCTTCTTGGACGTGCCGGCCCTCTATTCGGACGACCAGTTCACCCAGGAGCTGCAGGCCGTCTTCACCGGCGACCGGTGGTCGGGCGTGGCGGGCGTCTTCTATCTGGACGGCACGTCGTCCGGCGCCTTCGACACCATCGCGGGCAACCTGGGTCTGGCCATCGCGGCGGCGGGATCGGTGGACACCCAGTCCTTCTCGGCCTTCGCCGACTTCAGCTATGACATTTCCGACCGGCTGCACGTCTCGCTGGGCGGCCGCTATACCAAGGATGACAAGGACGCCTCGGTCCTGCGCCAGTTCTTCCTAGGCGCGACCCGCACCCCCTATACCGGCGGAACCGCCCGCCCGGTGTTCGCCACCCGCACCAACTATTCGGCGTCCGACACCTTCGAGAAATTCACGCCGCGCGCCAGTATTTCGTATGACTTCAGCGAGGAAATCACCGGCTACGCCTCGGTCAGCCAGGGCTTCAAGTCGGGCGGCTGGGACATGCGGGGCGACGCCGCCCTGGTGCCGCAGACGGTCAACGGCTATCAGCCCGAGACGGTCACCACCTATGAGCTGGGCCTGAAGGGGTCGGCCTTCGACCGGCGGATGAACTTCGCCTCGGCGGTCTTCTATTCCGACTACAAGGACCAGCAGATCACCACCCAGCAGGTGGCCACGGCCCCGGCCGTTGGCATCGCCTCGGTGGTCGACAACGCCGGCGCCTCGACCATCTACGGCTTCGAACTGGAAGGCTCGGCCTTCCTGACCGACGACATCACCGCCAACTTCTCGCTGGGCTATCTGAAGAACGAGTTCGACGAGTTCATCACCCTGGTGACGGGAACGCCGGTCGACATCTCCGATCAGCGCCAACCCCAGAACTCGCCGGAATGGTCGGCCTATTACGGCATGACCTGGCGCGGCGACATCATGGGCGGGGAAATCCGGGTGACGCCGTCGCTGTCCTATCGCTCGGACTATCATCTGTTCGACGCACCGGACCCCATCCTGGATCAGGACGGCTATGTCCTGGCCGACGCCAGCCTGGTCTGGATCGCGCCGAGCAAGCGGTGGGAGGTCGGCCTGTTCGGGCGCAATCTCACAGACGTTCGGTACAAGGTCGGGGGCTACAACTTCGCCGGGGCCTCCTTCAACAACTCGATCAGCGCCTTCTACGGCCCGCCGACCACCTATTCGGCGCGTCTGACCTACCGGTTCTGA
- a CDS encoding DUF2306 domain-containing protein has protein sequence MFRHARLARFVPSIVALVLLGAPIVAYLAADGGRVAVLGYSLRAPDFSLLAAAPSAIQIHVAAALTALAIGIVLLAGIKGTRLHRALGWTWVLAMGTTAVSSFFIHTINPDGPAGLSFIHLISGWTVVSLPMAVHAARRHKVQAHRRAMTGMFVGGLIVAGALTFLPGRLMWAIFFG, from the coding sequence TTTCGTCACGCCCGTCTCGCCCGTTTCGTCCCGTCCATCGTCGCCCTGGTTCTGCTGGGCGCCCCCATTGTCGCCTATCTGGCGGCGGACGGGGGGCGGGTCGCCGTGTTGGGATACAGTCTGCGGGCGCCGGACTTCAGCCTGCTGGCGGCGGCGCCGAGCGCGATCCAGATCCATGTGGCGGCGGCCCTGACGGCCCTGGCCATCGGCATCGTCCTGCTGGCGGGGATCAAGGGAACGCGGCTGCACCGGGCGCTGGGCTGGACCTGGGTGCTGGCCATGGGGACGACGGCGGTCAGCTCCTTCTTCATCCACACGATCAACCCCGACGGGCCGGCGGGCCTGTCCTTCATCCATCTGATCAGCGGCTGGACGGTGGTGAGCCTGCCGATGGCGGTCCATGCCGCGCGGCGTCACAAGGTGCAGGCGCACCGACGGGCGATGACGGGGATGTTCGTGGGCGGGCTGATCGTCGCCGGCGCGCTGACCTTCCTGCCCGGTCGGCTGATGTGGGCGATCTTCTTCGGCTAG
- a CDS encoding TetR/AcrR family transcriptional regulator gives MSKLDASTPVHRPVAARRKLVSAASPAQVPARRGRPPKAQAKAAGETRDLILDAAEDLFSKHGFYGVTIREVAREAGVDTALVHYYFGAKRDLFDAVFLRRAQVWNDDRVAAIDRYAEAAGADMTLEGLLEAFLRPPFEWSLKGGPGWKHYAALVAQTNANPTFGGETMARYFDPAIRRLIELIAVVLPDASEVDLYWGYHNLSGALTLTLGETGRLDRLSGGLARSGDLETAGDYMVRFAAAGFRAVVVVVGLSPR, from the coding sequence ATGAGCAAGCTCGACGCTTCGACCCCCGTCCACCGCCCCGTCGCCGCGCGTCGCAAACTGGTTTCGGCGGCTTCTCCGGCCCAAGTTCCCGCCCGGCGCGGCCGCCCGCCCAAGGCCCAGGCCAAGGCGGCCGGCGAGACCCGCGACCTGATCCTGGACGCGGCCGAGGACCTGTTCTCCAAACACGGCTTCTACGGCGTCACCATCCGCGAGGTGGCGCGCGAGGCGGGCGTGGACACCGCCCTGGTCCATTATTATTTCGGGGCCAAGCGCGACCTGTTCGACGCCGTCTTCCTGCGCCGGGCCCAGGTCTGGAACGACGACCGCGTCGCCGCCATCGACCGTTACGCCGAGGCCGCCGGCGCCGACATGACCCTGGAGGGCCTGCTCGAGGCCTTCCTGCGCCCCCCGTTCGAATGGTCGCTGAAGGGCGGGCCGGGCTGGAAACACTATGCCGCCCTGGTGGCCCAGACCAACGCCAACCCCACCTTCGGCGGCGAGACCATGGCCCGCTATTTCGACCCGGCCATCCGCCGGCTGATCGAGCTGATCGCCGTGGTCCTGCCGGACGCCAGCGAGGTCGATCTCTACTGGGGCTACCATAATCTGTCGGGCGCCCTGACCCTGACCCTGGGCGAGACCGGGCGTCTGGACCGGCTGTCGGGCGGCCTGGCCCGGTCCGGCGACCTGGAGACGGCCGGCGACTATATGGTCCGCTTCGCCGCCGCCGGCTTCCGCGCCGTCGTCGTCGTCGTCGGCCTGTCGCCCCGCTAG